Proteins co-encoded in one Nitratireductor kimnyeongensis genomic window:
- a CDS encoding biotin transporter BioY, translating into MSLAIASKSLVSRSLPHNATQRLITQLFLAIGGTLILALSAKTRVVLGPVDLSLQTLAVLVIGATFGMRLGVATLLLYMAEGAMGLPVFQGTPEKGIGFAYMMGPTGGYLLGFVAMAAIAGWAADRGWDHNPLKLGGAMLVAEFAMMTLGFAWLAGFIGAENAWQFGVAPFILPDLIKVALAACFMPAAWALLRGLGGSGR; encoded by the coding sequence ATGTCGCTCGCTATCGCCTCAAAATCCCTCGTTTCGCGGTCACTTCCGCACAATGCCACGCAGCGGCTGATCACGCAGCTGTTCCTCGCCATCGGCGGGACGCTGATTCTCGCCCTCTCGGCAAAGACCCGTGTCGTGCTTGGGCCGGTCGATCTTTCCCTTCAGACACTCGCTGTTCTCGTCATTGGCGCGACGTTCGGCATGCGCCTCGGTGTGGCGACGCTTCTCCTCTACATGGCTGAAGGCGCCATGGGACTTCCCGTGTTTCAGGGAACGCCAGAAAAGGGAATCGGCTTTGCCTACATGATGGGGCCAACCGGCGGCTATCTGCTCGGGTTTGTGGCAATGGCGGCAATTGCCGGCTGGGCCGCCGACCGGGGTTGGGACCACAACCCGCTGAAGCTTGGCGGTGCAATGCTGGTGGCTGAATTCGCTATGATGACCCTTGGATTTGCCTGGCTTGCCGGGTTTATCGGCGCGGAAAATGCCTGGCAGTTCGGCGTCGCGCCGTTCATCCTGCCCGACTTGATCAAGGTGGCCCTTGCCGCCTGTTTCATGCCGGCAGCGTGGGCCTTGCTGCGCGGTCTGGGAGGCTCAGGGCGCTAA
- the galE gene encoding UDP-glucose 4-epimerase GalE, which translates to MSVLVTGGAGYIGSHMVWELLDHGEEVVVLDRLSTGFDWAVAGAATLVVGDIADQELVENVIREHEVDSIIHFAGSIIVPESVSDPLGYYLNNTVKSRSLIESAVRCGVRHFIFSSTAAVYGSPKHFPVGEDTELRPESPYGTSKMMTELMLRDCAAAYDFDYTVLRYFNVSGADPEQRTGQSTKGATHLIKVACETATGKRPHMEVFGTDYDTPDGTCVRDYIHVSDLVNAHYLALKRMRNGKGSLVANCGYGNGYSVLEVINAVKDVAQKDFEVRVSGRRPGDAVAIVAEAERCRQELDWKPRFDDLNTIVEHALNWENKLARRNRE; encoded by the coding sequence ATGAGTGTTTTGGTCACCGGTGGGGCCGGTTACATTGGCAGCCACATGGTATGGGAACTGCTGGATCATGGGGAAGAGGTTGTCGTTCTTGACCGTCTGAGCACCGGCTTCGATTGGGCGGTGGCAGGAGCTGCGACCCTGGTTGTCGGGGACATTGCCGACCAGGAGCTGGTGGAGAATGTCATTCGCGAGCACGAAGTCGATTCGATCATCCATTTCGCCGGATCCATTATCGTTCCTGAATCGGTATCGGATCCGCTGGGTTACTACCTCAACAATACGGTAAAATCCCGCAGCCTCATCGAGAGTGCTGTCCGGTGCGGCGTGCGGCACTTCATCTTCTCCTCCACGGCAGCGGTCTATGGCAGCCCGAAACACTTTCCAGTGGGAGAGGACACGGAACTGCGGCCGGAATCACCCTACGGCACATCGAAAATGATGACCGAACTGATGTTGCGCGATTGTGCGGCTGCTTATGATTTCGATTACACGGTGCTGCGTTATTTCAACGTGTCAGGGGCGGATCCCGAACAGCGCACAGGTCAATCCACGAAAGGCGCGACCCACCTGATCAAGGTCGCGTGCGAGACTGCCACGGGCAAGCGCCCCCACATGGAAGTGTTCGGCACGGATTATGATACGCCGGATGGGACCTGCGTTCGCGACTACATTCATGTCTCCGATCTTGTGAACGCGCATTATCTTGCGCTCAAGCGCATGCGTAATGGAAAAGGCAGCCTCGTTGCCAATTGCGGTTACGGAAACGGTTATTCGGTGCTCGAAGTCATCAATGCGGTGAAGGATGTGGCCCAGAAGGATTTCGAGGTGCGTGTTTCAGGGCGCCGGCCGGGCGACGCAGTGGCGATCGTCGCCGAAGCCGAGCGGTGCAGGCAAGAACTGGACTGGAAGCCACGCTTCGATGATTTGAACACAATCGTGGAGCACGCGCTCAACTGGGAAAACAAACTCGCAAGACGGAACCGGGAATGA
- a CDS encoding O-antigen ligase family protein, which translates to MTYRWINRLFTLAVFSMPPVVGSVASVMWHGGALWCAFEILSGRRRLSPDTAMRWIALLMLVYVAANLVAFLANEPTLDMAYKLLPLSTFLLFPFSYSVWTISDREEVAHALLAGCAIASFGALVLALVQFIFLDMRAEGGAGNALVFADVASLAGLSCLAGALAFENRRPFLLSIAFVAAFAAVTLSGSRSVWVLMIVLTLVQLFIFRRFVASLLKGRILALAGFVIVVAVLASGLILDRFETLWHNVERLTEGGYYNTSVGLRVALWKTGAQLFAESPVFGHGMQNVTALIHQRLLDDFGLKVGFTHFHNGFLTIVVESGIVAGLAIFAMFALIAVLAVRSLKQRQDPLARLGATLLLMLIVVYAGGGSVNLIFGHDILDTVFMMFLVVGLFLSNGTSRLSDAEQEPGSVASTGPVHRL; encoded by the coding sequence ATGACGTATCGCTGGATCAATCGGCTCTTCACTCTGGCGGTGTTTTCCATGCCGCCGGTCGTTGGGTCGGTTGCCAGCGTGATGTGGCATGGTGGGGCACTCTGGTGTGCCTTCGAAATCCTTTCCGGCCGGCGCCGTTTGAGTCCGGACACCGCGATGCGGTGGATCGCTCTGTTGATGTTGGTTTATGTCGCCGCCAACCTGGTTGCGTTCCTCGCGAATGAGCCGACGCTCGATATGGCGTACAAACTTCTACCTCTCTCCACATTTCTTCTGTTTCCCTTCTCCTACTCGGTCTGGACCATATCGGACAGGGAAGAAGTCGCTCATGCGCTTCTCGCTGGCTGTGCGATCGCGAGCTTCGGCGCGCTGGTGCTGGCACTCGTCCAGTTTATCTTTCTGGACATGCGGGCTGAGGGCGGTGCAGGCAATGCATTGGTGTTTGCCGATGTGGCCAGCCTAGCAGGGCTGTCTTGCCTGGCGGGGGCACTCGCTTTCGAAAATCGGCGCCCGTTTTTGCTGAGCATTGCTTTCGTTGCCGCTTTTGCTGCCGTGACCTTGTCTGGATCACGCTCGGTGTGGGTGTTGATGATCGTCCTCACACTGGTTCAGCTTTTCATTTTCCGCCGGTTCGTTGCGAGCCTGCTGAAGGGGCGGATCCTAGCGCTTGCAGGGTTTGTCATTGTGGTTGCCGTTCTGGCTTCCGGGCTCATCCTGGACCGGTTCGAAACGCTCTGGCACAACGTGGAGAGGCTGACGGAGGGTGGATACTACAACACCTCTGTCGGCTTGCGCGTCGCGCTGTGGAAAACGGGAGCGCAGCTTTTCGCGGAAAGCCCGGTTTTTGGGCATGGGATGCAGAACGTGACGGCGCTCATTCATCAGCGTTTGCTTGATGATTTCGGGCTGAAAGTGGGTTTTACGCATTTTCACAATGGATTTCTCACCATCGTCGTTGAGTCGGGCATCGTAGCCGGCTTGGCTATCTTCGCGATGTTCGCATTGATAGCCGTTCTGGCAGTGCGCAGCCTGAAACAGAGGCAGGACCCTCTGGCGCGCCTGGGCGCAACCCTGCTGCTGATGCTGATAGTGGTCTATGCCGGCGGGGGCAGCGTGAACCTCATATTCGGTCACGACATTCTCGACACGGTCTTCATGATGTTTCTGGTTGTCGGGCTCTTTTTGTCGAACGGAACCTCGCGCCTGTCCGACGCGGAGCAGGAGCCGGGGAGCGTTGCGTCTACCGGGCCGGTGCACCGCCTCTGA
- a CDS encoding mannose-1-phosphate guanylyltransferase/mannose-6-phosphate isomerase has translation MFVPVIMAGGMGTRLWPVSREHYPKQFCTLVGDTTMLQQTMARLAGLDCAAPLTVCNEEHRFLAAEQLRLAGIEKSPILLEPMGRNTAPAITLAALQATAKGEDPLLLVMPADHLIQNVPAFHEGVAKAQILANEGRLVTFGIVPTSPETGFGYIRRGERIGETGFVVSGFAEKPDLATAQAYLKDGGYDWNSGMFMFRASIYLDAIHTHAPAILDACKAAMAGVESDDYFLRPEREAFKACPADSIDYAVMEKTDRAAVVPLDAGWNDIGSWSAIWETQSKDANGNAFTGDVLQVSSKNSIVSAQKRLVAIVGVEDLVVVETADAVLVARRDAVQNVKEIVGQLKAANRTEHVDHRRVYRPWGDYDSIDFGNRYQVKRITVKPGARLSVQKHHHRAEHWVVVRGTARVLKGEETIMLTENQSTYIPLGEIHALENPGKIPLELIEVQSGSYLGEDDIIRLEDRYGRT, from the coding sequence ATGTTTGTACCGGTGATCATGGCGGGCGGAATGGGAACGCGGCTGTGGCCGGTTTCGCGCGAACACTATCCCAAGCAGTTTTGCACGCTCGTCGGCGATACCACCATGTTGCAGCAGACGATGGCGCGCCTTGCCGGCCTCGATTGCGCAGCACCCCTTACCGTGTGCAACGAGGAGCACCGCTTTCTCGCCGCTGAACAGCTACGGCTGGCCGGCATCGAGAAGTCGCCTATCCTGCTTGAGCCGATGGGCCGCAACACGGCACCGGCCATCACTCTCGCCGCCTTGCAGGCGACGGCCAAGGGGGAAGACCCGCTGCTTCTGGTCATGCCCGCAGATCACCTCATTCAGAATGTACCTGCATTCCACGAAGGCGTGGCCAAAGCACAGATTCTCGCCAATGAGGGCCGGCTGGTGACATTCGGCATCGTCCCCACCAGTCCCGAGACCGGTTTCGGCTATATCCGTCGTGGCGAGAGGATTGGCGAAACCGGGTTTGTCGTTTCGGGTTTCGCGGAAAAGCCCGATCTGGCAACCGCGCAGGCCTATCTGAAAGATGGTGGCTATGACTGGAACAGCGGCATGTTCATGTTCCGAGCCAGCATATATCTGGACGCGATTCACACCCATGCTCCGGCGATCCTCGACGCTTGCAAGGCAGCCATGGCTGGCGTGGAAAGCGACGACTATTTCCTCAGGCCGGAGCGTGAGGCGTTCAAGGCCTGCCCGGCCGATTCCATTGACTATGCGGTGATGGAAAAGACCGACAGGGCGGCTGTCGTCCCGCTCGACGCCGGTTGGAATGACATCGGTTCATGGTCCGCCATATGGGAAACGCAGAGCAAAGACGCCAACGGAAATGCTTTCACGGGCGACGTACTGCAGGTTTCGTCCAAAAACTCGATCGTCTCCGCCCAGAAGCGTCTCGTCGCCATCGTTGGCGTCGAAGATCTGGTCGTGGTCGAGACGGCTGACGCCGTTCTCGTCGCCCGGCGCGATGCAGTGCAAAACGTGAAGGAGATCGTCGGACAACTCAAGGCGGCAAACCGCACCGAGCACGTGGATCACCGTCGCGTCTACAGGCCCTGGGGCGACTACGATTCCATCGATTTCGGCAATCGCTACCAGGTCAAGCGGATCACCGTGAAGCCGGGTGCAAGACTTTCGGTTCAGAAGCACCATCATCGGGCCGAACACTGGGTCGTGGTGCGGGGCACGGCAAGAGTGCTGAAGGGCGAAGAGACCATCATGCTGACCGAGAATCAGTCGACCTATATTCCGCTGGGCGAGATCCATGCGCTGGAAAATCCGGGCAAGATCCCGTTGGAACTGATCGAAGTGCAGTCAGGCTCCTATCTGGGCGAAGACGATATCATTCGACTGGAAGACCGCTACGGTCGCACCTGA
- a CDS encoding DUF2793 domain-containing protein, producing MEQTANLNLPYIMPSQAQKHVTHNEAIRLLDGLVHLAVRDRDLSTPPDTPDDGACYIVGAAALGAWSGWEGEIAYFVDGAWERLAPVAGWRAWVVDEKRLVVFDGTGWLPINGVPESGVEIQNAALFGLGTSADAVNPFSAKLDKALWTARYVAEGGTGSLLYTMNKEGPAGDVGLLLQSGFSTRAMMGLFGSDGWRLAVSDDGAAFKDAIVTDESSGHVTLPSNPKFLGFINYDQYIAADTWQTVAINNTVANDQLAFDTGSNRFTAPDDGLYRFGAVVGWKQNGTNVPSVLKAKLVLNGAGDLCAPLVASDVASLAVDGSEAALHLHVMAVLTAGDTVELAQFFGGLDGYVPASLTQLSGEWVA from the coding sequence ATGGAACAGACTGCAAATCTCAACCTTCCCTATATCATGCCCTCGCAGGCGCAGAAGCATGTGACACACAACGAAGCCATTCGCCTGCTCGACGGATTGGTCCATCTTGCCGTCCGCGACCGCGATCTCTCCACGCCACCTGACACCCCGGACGATGGTGCATGCTATATCGTGGGGGCCGCTGCCTTGGGAGCCTGGAGTGGCTGGGAAGGCGAAATCGCGTATTTTGTTGACGGTGCATGGGAAAGGCTTGCGCCCGTCGCCGGCTGGCGCGCCTGGGTCGTGGATGAAAAGCGTCTTGTGGTCTTCGACGGCACGGGTTGGCTGCCGATCAACGGCGTACCCGAAAGCGGTGTCGAAATTCAGAATGCAGCCCTGTTCGGGCTTGGCACGAGCGCCGATGCCGTAAACCCGTTTTCCGCAAAGCTCGACAAGGCGCTCTGGACGGCCCGCTACGTGGCGGAAGGTGGCACGGGAAGCCTGCTCTACACGATGAACAAGGAAGGGCCTGCCGGCGATGTCGGTCTGCTTTTGCAAAGCGGGTTCAGCACCCGCGCGATGATGGGGCTCTTCGGCTCTGATGGCTGGCGGCTTGCCGTTTCCGATGACGGTGCCGCGTTCAAGGATGCGATTGTGACCGACGAGAGCTCCGGCCACGTCACACTGCCCTCCAATCCGAAATTTCTCGGCTTCATCAACTACGATCAGTACATCGCCGCCGACACATGGCAGACCGTGGCGATCAACAATACGGTGGCAAATGACCAACTGGCGTTCGACACGGGGTCCAACCGCTTTACCGCACCCGACGATGGACTTTATCGGTTCGGAGCGGTGGTCGGCTGGAAACAGAACGGCACCAATGTTCCTTCCGTCCTCAAGGCAAAGCTGGTTCTGAATGGGGCAGGCGACCTTTGCGCGCCTCTGGTGGCGAGCGATGTGGCCAGTCTCGCGGTCGATGGTTCGGAGGCGGCCCTGCACCTTCACGTGATGGCGGTGCTGACGGCGGGCGACACGGTCGAGCTGGCACAGTTCTTCGGCGGGCTCGACGGCTATGTGCCTGCGTCGCTCACCCAGCTCTCGGGTGAATGGGTGGCCTGA
- a CDS encoding type I restriction enzyme HsdR N-terminal domain-containing protein, with the protein MKVSAQGSIFAEHDIDAMNEDDVAGELVRPLCRALGYRQGGEFANLRSQIPLQYDRAFLGHKDAKKDPPLRGRPDFVCEVVSYARWVVEAKRPSVELSLEDSQQAHTYATHPEIAAEYYMLTNGREFRVYRVGRPDSPVFQWMKDETNELLPALRNLLGPDAMKKKAEVKIDLGKPLAPGFGSAVAIVGGEVVYEKNVASIPLNVDMDGLRNSVVGWKVFRREDGLISAEVEVKSAFTAMDELHKAMGFSPLLFNSADEFISLDKTQPTLLQNVLNLSFKAGTPFPKTLLSPAGVIPFDVTTTCYTEALGFIEGNQFRGTFVVDYDYLLPAGLPGIPSQFEMRSEGTFEIAFA; encoded by the coding sequence ATGAAGGTTTCGGCGCAAGGAAGCATATTTGCTGAGCATGACATTGATGCAATGAATGAAGATGATGTTGCCGGTGAGCTAGTTCGGCCATTATGCCGAGCGCTAGGCTATCGGCAGGGCGGTGAATTCGCCAATCTTCGCAGCCAAATACCGTTGCAATATGATCGTGCTTTTCTAGGCCACAAGGACGCAAAGAAAGACCCGCCTCTTAGAGGAAGGCCCGACTTTGTTTGCGAGGTTGTCTCCTATGCCCGGTGGGTGGTCGAAGCGAAACGCCCGTCCGTCGAGTTGTCATTAGAAGACAGTCAACAGGCCCACACCTACGCAACTCATCCTGAGATCGCAGCAGAGTATTACATGCTCACAAACGGCCGCGAATTCCGCGTTTATCGTGTAGGGCGACCAGATTCGCCGGTGTTCCAATGGATGAAAGACGAAACCAATGAATTGTTACCGGCGCTTCGTAATCTTTTAGGGCCGGACGCGATGAAGAAGAAAGCGGAGGTAAAGATTGATCTTGGAAAGCCTCTTGCGCCCGGATTTGGATCGGCCGTCGCTATCGTGGGTGGCGAGGTCGTCTATGAAAAGAACGTCGCCAGCATCCCTTTGAATGTAGATATGGATGGCCTGAGAAACTCTGTCGTAGGATGGAAGGTATTCCGCCGAGAAGACGGGCTAATTTCAGCCGAAGTTGAGGTTAAGTCTGCATTCACCGCCATGGACGAATTACACAAAGCGATGGGATTTTCTCCCCTTTTATTCAATTCGGCTGATGAGTTTATATCCCTTGATAAAACACAACCTACTCTACTACAAAATGTTCTCAATTTAAGTTTCAAGGCCGGAACGCCATTTCCAAAGACGCTGTTGAGCCCGGCAGGTGTAATTCCATTCGATGTCACCACCACTTGCTATACGGAGGCACTTGGCTTCATTGAGGGAAATCAGTTTCGTGGGACGTTCGTAGTTGACTATGACTACCTTCTTCCAGCGGGACTTCCGGGCATACCCTCTCAGTTTGAAATGAGAAGCGAAGGCACGTTTGAAATCGCTTTTGCATAG
- a CDS encoding phosphomannomutase — MGAPFKAYDVRGRIPEEINIPFAYRFSQALKQSLNPGTVVVGHDMRMDSPALAEALTQGLLDSGVSVRPVGRCGTEEVYFHTAASGADAGLMVTASHNPPDYNGIKMVLKGASAATPDNAFNGIEAIMRSDAVLQPVADYAARGALHDLCDRDAYIERLLNEVAGQNLKPMKIVCHAGNGCAGLIIDLLEKHLPFTFIKIDHEPDPRLPNGVPNPLLPEKREKASKAVIEHDADLAIAWDGDFDRCFLYDHKGRFVEGYYLVGMIAQTLLGKHPGSTVLYDPRLTWNTIDMVESAGGVAKPCRTGHAYFKQMMREENAIYGGEMSAHHYFRDFAYCDSGMLAWLDVVADLSASGTTLAERLEERIAAYPCSGEINFTVSDAAEVQKRISDHYLPQNPEVESQDGLGMVFDDWRFNLRASNTEPLLRLNVETRGDKALLKTKVDELRGMIERAG, encoded by the coding sequence ATGGGCGCCCCTTTCAAAGCGTACGACGTTCGTGGTCGAATCCCCGAGGAAATCAATATCCCTTTCGCCTATCGCTTTTCACAGGCGCTCAAGCAGAGCCTCAACCCCGGCACAGTCGTTGTCGGTCATGACATGCGCATGGACAGCCCGGCTCTCGCCGAAGCGCTGACCCAGGGCCTACTCGATAGCGGCGTCAGCGTGCGGCCGGTTGGCCGTTGCGGAACGGAAGAGGTTTATTTCCATACCGCTGCCAGCGGCGCGGATGCCGGCCTCATGGTGACTGCCAGCCACAATCCGCCCGACTACAACGGCATCAAGATGGTGCTGAAGGGTGCATCCGCCGCGACGCCGGACAACGCCTTTAACGGCATCGAGGCGATCATGCGTTCCGACGCGGTGCTTCAGCCGGTTGCCGATTATGCTGCGCGCGGCGCCCTGCATGATCTGTGCGACCGCGATGCCTATATCGAGCGTCTTCTCAACGAGGTGGCGGGTCAGAACCTCAAACCGATGAAGATCGTCTGCCACGCGGGCAATGGCTGCGCAGGTCTGATCATCGACCTTCTGGAAAAGCACCTGCCCTTCACCTTCATCAAAATCGACCACGAGCCCGATCCGCGTCTGCCCAATGGTGTGCCAAACCCGCTATTGCCGGAAAAACGGGAAAAGGCGAGCAAGGCGGTCATCGAACACGATGCCGATCTGGCGATCGCCTGGGACGGCGATTTCGACCGCTGCTTCCTCTACGATCACAAGGGCCGTTTCGTTGAAGGCTACTATCTGGTTGGCATGATCGCGCAGACGCTGCTTGGCAAACATCCCGGCAGCACCGTCCTCTACGATCCGCGCCTGACCTGGAACACGATCGACATGGTGGAGAGCGCCGGCGGCGTGGCCAAGCCCTGCCGCACCGGGCACGCCTATTTCAAACAGATGATGCGCGAGGAAAACGCCATCTATGGCGGCGAGATGAGCGCCCACCATTATTTTCGCGATTTCGCCTATTGCGATTCGGGCATGCTGGCCTGGCTCGATGTGGTGGCGGACCTTTCGGCCAGTGGCACCACGCTTGCCGAACGCCTCGAAGAACGCATCGCCGCCTATCCGTGCTCCGGCGAGATCAACTTCACCGTTTCGGACGCAGCCGAAGTCCAGAAGCGCATTTCCGACCACTATCTGCCGCAGAACCCGGAAGTCGAGAGCCAGGACGGCCTCGGCATGGTGTTCGACGACTGGCGCTTCAACCTCCGCGCCTCCAACACCGAACCCCTGCTCCGCCTCAACGTGGAAACCCGCGGCGACAAGGCGCTTTTGAAGACGAAGGTGGACGAATTGCGCGGGATGATCGAGCGGGCTGGTTAG
- a CDS encoding DegT/DnrJ/EryC1/StrS family aminotransferase — MQFIDLGAQRERIKDRLAAAIDTVVAEGRYILGPQVAAFEEQLAAYVGTKHAIACANGTDALLMPLMAYGIGPGDAVFCPSFTFAATAEVVALAGAEPVFVEIDADTYNLDPKSLVAAIDLIKAEGRLTPKAVIPVDLFGLAADYGAIEGIAAREGLRIIEDAAQSIGGTLNNKRCGAFGHVASTSFYPAKPLGCYGDGGAMFTDDDELADVLRSIAFHGKGESQYDNVRVGLNSRLDTIQAAILIEKLAILEDEMEARQKVAARYAEGLGGVVKVAVTPKGHRSAWAQYAIETEKRDHVRSRLREAGIPSVVYYEKPLHLQKAYEVYAKAPGGLAVSESLPHRILCLPMHPYLEESDQDRVIETIRKAVSE, encoded by the coding sequence ATGCAATTTATCGATCTCGGCGCTCAGCGTGAGCGCATCAAGGACAGGCTCGCAGCTGCAATCGACACGGTCGTGGCAGAAGGGCGCTATATTTTAGGACCGCAGGTCGCCGCTTTCGAGGAGCAGCTTGCGGCCTATGTCGGAACGAAACACGCAATTGCCTGTGCCAATGGCACGGATGCCCTTTTGATGCCGTTGATGGCCTATGGCATCGGACCGGGCGACGCGGTTTTCTGCCCGAGCTTCACCTTTGCAGCGACGGCCGAAGTCGTGGCACTGGCGGGTGCGGAGCCGGTCTTTGTGGAGATCGATGCCGATACCTACAATTTGGACCCGAAGAGCCTGGTGGCTGCCATTGACCTCATCAAGGCAGAAGGCCGGCTGACCCCGAAAGCGGTGATTCCGGTGGATCTCTTCGGTCTGGCTGCCGATTACGGCGCCATCGAGGGCATCGCCGCGCGCGAGGGGCTGCGCATCATCGAGGATGCCGCGCAATCCATCGGCGGCACACTCAACAACAAACGCTGCGGCGCGTTCGGCCATGTGGCGTCCACCAGTTTCTACCCGGCCAAGCCGCTTGGCTGCTATGGCGATGGTGGCGCGATGTTCACCGACGATGATGAGCTCGCCGATGTGCTGCGCTCCATCGCCTTTCACGGCAAGGGCGAGAGCCAATATGACAATGTGCGCGTAGGCCTGAATTCGCGCCTCGATACGATTCAGGCAGCGATCCTGATCGAGAAACTGGCGATCCTTGAAGACGAGATGGAAGCGCGCCAGAAGGTTGCCGCACGCTATGCTGAAGGTCTCGGCGGTGTGGTCAAGGTGGCGGTGACGCCGAAGGGGCACCGCTCGGCCTGGGCGCAGTATGCCATCGAGACCGAGAAGCGCGATCATGTGCGCAGTCGCCTGCGCGAAGCGGGCATACCCTCCGTCGTCTATTACGAAAAGCCGCTGCATCTTCAGAAGGCCTATGAGGTCTATGCGAAGGCACCGGGAGGGTTGGCCGTTTCTGAAAGCCTGCCACACCGCATCCTTTGCCTGCCGATGCATCCCTATCTGGAAGAAAGCGATCAGGACCGTGTGATCGAGACCATTCGCAAGGCTGTCTCGGAGTAG
- the cysD gene encoding sulfate adenylyltransferase subunit CysD — protein sequence MPAALTHLARLEAEAIHIFREVAATFTKPVMLYSVGKDSSVLMHLAMKAFYPAKPPFPFLHVDTTWKFREMIAFRDRMAKEKGFDLLVHINEEGVRDGINPFEHGSNTHTHVMKTVALRQALDKYGFDAAFGGARRDEEKSRAKERIFSFRSAGHAWDPKNQRPEMWKIYNTRVAPGESIRVFPLSNWTEQDIWQYILQENIPIVPLYFAAKRPVVDRDGMTIMVDDDRMRLLPGEKVEERMVRFRTLGCYPLTGAIPSNATTLEEIVGEMLTARTSERQGRLIDRDEAGSMEKKKREGYF from the coding sequence ATGCCGGCAGCCCTTACTCATCTCGCAAGGCTGGAAGCCGAGGCAATCCACATTTTCCGCGAAGTGGCGGCGACATTCACAAAGCCGGTGATGCTCTATTCCGTCGGAAAGGATTCCTCGGTGCTCATGCATCTGGCGATGAAGGCGTTTTATCCCGCCAAGCCGCCTTTTCCCTTTCTGCATGTGGATACGACCTGGAAGTTCCGGGAGATGATCGCGTTCCGGGACCGGATGGCGAAGGAAAAAGGCTTCGACCTCCTTGTGCATATCAATGAAGAGGGGGTGCGCGACGGCATCAACCCGTTTGAACACGGTTCCAACACCCACACCCATGTGATGAAGACGGTGGCGCTGCGCCAGGCCCTCGACAAATACGGTTTTGATGCGGCCTTTGGTGGCGCGCGGCGCGACGAGGAAAAGAGCCGCGCCAAGGAGCGCATTTTCTCATTTCGCTCTGCAGGTCATGCCTGGGACCCGAAGAACCAGCGGCCGGAGATGTGGAAGATCTACAACACGCGCGTGGCACCGGGTGAATCGATCCGCGTCTTCCCGCTCTCCAACTGGACCGAGCAGGACATCTGGCAATACATCCTGCAGGAGAACATTCCCATTGTGCCCCTCTACTTCGCCGCCAAACGGCCGGTGGTGGACAGGGATGGCATGACGATCATGGTCGATGATGACCGGATGCGCCTTCTGCCGGGCGAAAAGGTGGAAGAGCGGATGGTCCGTTTCCGCACGCTTGGTTGCTACCCGTTGACGGGGGCCATCCCCTCGAACGCGACCACTCTCGAGGAGATTGTCGGCGAGATGCTGACGGCCCGCACGTCTGAACGGCAGGGGCGTCTGATCGACCGCGATGAGGCGGGCTCCATGGAAAAGAAGAAGCGTGAAGGGTATTTCTGA